A region from the Lysobacter antibioticus genome encodes:
- a CDS encoding SDR family oxidoreductase → MSSLSGKTIFITGASRGIGREIALRAARDGANIAIAAKSSVANPKLPGTIHSVAAEVEAAGGRALALKCDIREEDEVNASVAAVVDTFGGIDILINNASAIWLRGTLDTPMKRFDLMQQVNSRGSFLCAQACLPYLQQAANPHILTLAPPPSLDVKWWAPHTGYTLAKMGMSFVTLGLAGEFGPQGIAVNALWPRTIIATDALNLIPGIPMDRCRKPSIVADAAHAVLVRPAQGFYGRFLIDEEVLGEAGVTDFSEYAVDASKRPLPDLFLD, encoded by the coding sequence ATGAGCAGCTTGTCCGGCAAGACCATCTTCATCACCGGCGCCTCGCGCGGCATCGGCCGCGAGATCGCGCTGCGCGCCGCGCGCGACGGCGCCAACATCGCCATTGCCGCCAAGTCCTCGGTCGCCAATCCCAAGCTGCCGGGCACGATCCACAGCGTCGCCGCCGAAGTCGAGGCTGCCGGCGGCCGCGCGCTCGCGCTCAAATGCGATATCCGCGAAGAAGACGAGGTCAACGCTTCGGTCGCCGCGGTCGTCGACACCTTCGGCGGCATCGACATCTTGATCAACAATGCCAGCGCGATCTGGTTGCGCGGCACGCTCGACACACCGATGAAGCGTTTCGACCTGATGCAGCAAGTGAACTCGCGCGGCAGCTTCCTGTGCGCGCAGGCCTGCCTGCCCTACCTGCAGCAGGCCGCGAACCCGCATATCCTGACCCTGGCGCCGCCGCCGAGCCTGGACGTGAAGTGGTGGGCACCGCATACCGGCTACACCTTGGCCAAGATGGGCATGAGCTTCGTGACCCTGGGCCTGGCCGGCGAATTCGGCCCGCAGGGCATCGCCGTCAACGCGCTGTGGCCGCGCACGATCATCGCCACCGATGCCTTGAACCTGATCCCGGGCATCCCGATGGACCGTTGCCGCAAGCCGAGCATCGTCGCCGACGCGGCGCATGCGGTGTTGGTGCGCCCGGCGCAGGGTTTCTACGGTCGGTTCCTGATCGACGAAGAAGTACTTGGCGAGGCCGGGGTGACCGACTTCAGTGAATACGCGGTGGATGCGAGCAAGCGGCCGCTGCCGGATTTGTTTCTCGATTGA
- a CDS encoding serine/threonine protein kinase: MSCDVIEVAALKADSFGRIALMRDSDGLFVRRDLGHVPWWLRLPAWWLARREARALQRVDGLEATPQLLRWDGRRLDRSYLDGAAMYQRPPHGDLAYFRQARRLLQRLHRRGLAHNDLAKEANWLVLVDGRPAIIDFQLATRGDPRSRWMRLLAREDLRHLLKHKRTYCPQALTPVERRVLKRHSWLRELWFATGKPVYRFVTRRILHWEDNEGQGPKP; encoded by the coding sequence ATGTCCTGTGATGTCATCGAAGTCGCCGCACTCAAGGCCGACAGCTTCGGCCGTATCGCCCTGATGCGCGATAGCGACGGCCTGTTCGTGCGCCGCGACCTGGGCCACGTGCCGTGGTGGTTGCGTCTGCCGGCCTGGTGGCTGGCGCGGCGCGAGGCGCGCGCGCTGCAGCGCGTCGACGGCCTCGAGGCTACCCCGCAGTTGCTGCGTTGGGACGGGCGCCGGCTCGATCGCAGCTACCTGGACGGCGCCGCCATGTACCAGCGCCCGCCGCACGGCGACCTGGCCTACTTCCGCCAGGCCCGGCGCCTGTTGCAGCGGCTGCATCGGCGCGGTCTGGCCCATAACGACCTGGCCAAGGAAGCCAACTGGCTGGTGCTGGTCGACGGCCGCCCGGCGATCATCGATTTCCAGCTCGCGACCCGCGGCGACCCGCGTTCGCGCTGGATGCGCCTGCTCGCGCGCGAAGACCTGCGCCATCTGCTCAAGCACAAGCGCACCTATTGCCCGCAGGCGCTGACGCCGGTCGAACGGCGCGTGCTCAAGCGCCATTCCTGGTTGCGCGAACTGTGGTTCGCGACCGGCAAGCCGGTCTACCGCTTCGTCACCCGGCGCATCCTGCATTGGGAAGACAACGAGGGGCAGGGGCCGAAGCCCTGA
- a CDS encoding TonB-dependent siderophore receptor produces MSCSRHVPAPLALAIGFCLSFPALAESPDAAADQAKTLDHIVVQGASIGYKAGNASTATKTDTPISETPQAITVVTRERMTDQGALNVQDALNYAAGVRSDAYGLDSRGDWTLIRGSSPQEYLDGLRSNFNYYTSSARTDPYMLERIEVLRGPSSMLFGQGSTAGVINLVSKRPQAQAQREIGVQLGSFDRRQVNADFTGPLTADGTWLYRIVGVYRDSETQVDHVDDDRRLIAPSLTWKPSEDTSLTLQLRWQQDRTGSTSQFFGWSGLLAPNPNGRVPANRFIGNPGDHYDTDRTSAGWLFEHRFNDNWTVRQSFRAARNKVDYASLYGDPFSAPLNPFIDAGQRVINREGWFAHNRVRMQNLDQHVEGRFKTGAVEHQMLLGLDAVRFKQEEAQLFDGSPSRGGTVPPIDIYNPVYTPYTPPPFGPAVNSSQRQVGAYLQDQMRIGDHWIVVAGLRHDRAKNGLVGAADETSNATTKRLGVMFHDWAGWSPYLSYSESFTPVAGTNALTGARYKPQKGEQIEAGLKFEPAGRELSFTAATYELREENRLVPDPANHNTNVQAGKTKVSGFELELTGRVTSNFDITAHYNYLDNDKQLEATPRHQAAVWGKQRFSVGGRDGFAAGLGLRYMSAFDSPPAPTTPSVTLADAMVSFETGAWRWALNVNNLTDKRYFSICMGRGDCWFGARRNIGLSATFTF; encoded by the coding sequence ATGTCCTGCAGCCGTCACGTCCCGGCGCCCCTCGCCCTGGCCATTGGTTTTTGCCTGAGTTTCCCGGCCCTGGCCGAGAGCCCGGATGCCGCCGCCGACCAGGCCAAGACGCTCGACCACATCGTCGTCCAGGGCGCGTCCATCGGCTACAAGGCCGGCAACGCCAGCACCGCGACCAAGACCGACACGCCGATCTCGGAGACCCCGCAGGCGATCACCGTGGTCACCCGCGAGCGCATGACCGACCAGGGCGCCTTGAACGTGCAGGACGCATTGAACTACGCCGCCGGCGTGCGCTCGGACGCGTACGGCCTGGACTCGCGCGGCGACTGGACCCTGATCCGCGGCAGCTCGCCGCAGGAATACCTCGACGGCTTGCGCAGCAACTTCAACTACTACACCAGCTCGGCGCGTACCGATCCCTACATGCTCGAGCGCATCGAAGTGCTGCGTGGCCCGTCCTCGATGCTGTTCGGGCAGGGCAGCACCGCCGGCGTGATCAATCTGGTCAGCAAGCGCCCGCAGGCGCAGGCGCAGCGCGAAATCGGCGTGCAACTGGGCAGCTTCGACCGCCGCCAGGTCAACGCCGATTTCACCGGGCCGCTGACCGCCGACGGTACCTGGCTGTATCGCATCGTCGGTGTTTACCGCGACAGCGAAACCCAGGTCGATCACGTCGACGACGACCGCCGCCTGATCGCCCCTTCGCTGACCTGGAAGCCGAGCGAAGACACCTCGCTGACCCTGCAACTGCGCTGGCAGCAGGACCGCACCGGTTCGACTTCGCAGTTCTTCGGCTGGAGCGGCTTGCTGGCGCCGAACCCGAACGGGCGCGTCCCGGCCAACCGTTTCATCGGCAATCCCGGCGATCATTACGACACCGATCGCACCAGCGCGGGCTGGCTGTTCGAGCATCGTTTCAACGACAACTGGACCGTCCGCCAGTCGTTCCGCGCCGCACGCAACAAGGTCGACTACGCCAGTCTGTACGGCGATCCCTTCAGCGCGCCGCTGAATCCCTTCATCGACGCCGGGCAACGGGTCATCAACCGCGAAGGCTGGTTCGCCCACAACCGGGTGCGGATGCAGAACCTCGACCAGCACGTCGAGGGCCGCTTCAAGACCGGCGCGGTCGAACACCAGATGCTGCTCGGCCTGGATGCGGTGCGGTTCAAGCAGGAGGAAGCGCAGTTGTTCGACGGCTCGCCCTCGCGCGGCGGCACGGTGCCGCCGATCGACATCTACAACCCGGTCTACACGCCGTACACGCCGCCGCCGTTCGGCCCGGCGGTCAACAGCAGCCAGCGCCAGGTCGGCGCCTATCTGCAGGACCAGATGCGTATCGGCGATCACTGGATCGTCGTCGCCGGGCTGCGCCACGATCGCGCCAAGAACGGCCTGGTCGGCGCCGCCGACGAGACCTCCAACGCCACCACCAAGCGCCTGGGGGTGATGTTCCACGACTGGGCCGGCTGGTCGCCGTACCTGAGCTACAGCGAGTCCTTCACCCCGGTGGCCGGCACCAACGCCCTCACCGGCGCGCGTTACAAGCCGCAGAAGGGCGAGCAGATCGAAGCCGGCCTCAAGTTCGAACCGGCCGGGCGCGAGCTGAGCTTCACCGCCGCGACCTACGAACTGCGCGAAGAAAACCGCTTGGTGCCCGATCCGGCCAACCACAACACCAACGTGCAGGCCGGCAAGACCAAGGTCAGCGGGTTCGAGCTCGAACTTACCGGCAGGGTGACTTCCAACTTCGACATCACCGCGCACTACAACTATCTCGACAACGACAAGCAGCTCGAAGCCACACCGCGCCATCAGGCGGCGGTCTGGGGTAAGCAGCGTTTCAGCGTCGGCGGCCGCGACGGTTTCGCCGCCGGTTTGGGCCTGCGTTACATGAGCGCCTTCGACAGCCCGCCCGCGCCGACCACGCCCTCGGTCACCCTGGCCGATGCGATGGTGTCGTTCGAGACCGGCGCATGGCGTTGGGCGCTCAACGTCAACAACCTGACCGACAAGCGCTATTTCAGCATCTGCATGGGCCGAGGCGACTGCTGGTTCGGCGCCCGTCGCAATATCGGCCTGAGCGCCACGTTCACTTTCTGA
- a CDS encoding HIT family protein, with translation MSDCIFCAILAGRAPASRVYEDEVAVAFMDLRQAVEGHVLVVPRRHIEDIYALDEATAGHLMAIAVRIAKALAAQVRPAGLNLWQSNGEAGGQEVPHLHLHVQPRRQHDGVLRLYRDGLPAPADRAALDRLAERIARHL, from the coding sequence ATGAGCGACTGCATCTTCTGCGCCATCCTCGCCGGCCGCGCGCCGGCGAGCCGGGTGTACGAGGACGAGGTCGCGGTGGCCTTCATGGACCTGCGCCAGGCGGTCGAAGGCCACGTCCTGGTGGTACCGCGCCGGCACATCGAGGACATTTACGCCCTCGACGAAGCCACCGCGGGGCATCTGATGGCGATCGCGGTGCGCATCGCCAAGGCCTTGGCGGCGCAAGTCCGGCCGGCCGGGCTCAATCTGTGGCAATCCAACGGCGAAGCCGGCGGCCAGGAAGTGCCGCACCTGCATCTGCACGTGCAGCCGCGCCGCCAGCACGACGGCGTCTTGCGCCTGTACCGCGATGGTTTGCCGGCGCCGGCCGATCGCGCGGCACTGGACCGGTTGGCCGAGCGCATCGCCCGCCATCTCTAG
- a CDS encoding M20/M25/M40 family metallo-hydrolase, giving the protein MSSRRSRTVRLLPAVLAVVLAQAGAAPPKIAITETAVFDAASVPAFTGDYADVYAHLQKQRAADLAQLQRWVRQPSISAQDKGIDAMAELLRGDLQKLGFRDTALVPTTGHPGVYGYYDAGAEHTLVVYMMYDVQPIEPTGWKVDAFDGALVDDPKLGKVLMARGATNQKGPQRAFLNALDAVIQVRGKPPVNLIVLAEGEEELGSPHYPEVVAKYEAQLRKADGVFFPMNTQDRDGEASMFLGVKGILYLELEAKGNAKTGGPQKSEVHGSLAAKLDSPSWRLVQALATLTTPDGEIAVPGYRDAIRAPNVEEQRLFNGLVAKRAGDTQKQLDAFAAARWKNGRNDRDASAAELFDTTLNIDGLVAGYTGEGVKTILPHRAVAKVDSRLVPDQTPDEAVALIRKQLDAKGFDDIEIRKLSGYPPAQTSVEAPLTRAAIGTYRKHGFTPPVAPRIGGSAPYYVFTQTLGLPMIAGGLGHGSGAHAPNEYMVIEPLKGSKIAGLVQTEQFYVDLLYSLADALKQPKQ; this is encoded by the coding sequence ATGAGTTCACGCCGTAGCCGCACCGTCCGTCTGCTTCCCGCCGTGCTCGCCGTGGTCCTGGCCCAGGCCGGCGCCGCGCCGCCGAAAATCGCGATCACCGAAACCGCCGTCTTCGACGCCGCTTCGGTGCCCGCTTTCACCGGCGACTACGCCGATGTCTATGCGCATCTGCAAAAACAGCGTGCGGCCGACCTCGCCCAGTTGCAGCGCTGGGTCAGGCAGCCTTCGATCAGCGCCCAGGACAAGGGCATCGACGCGATGGCCGAACTGCTGCGCGGCGACCTGCAGAAACTCGGCTTCCGCGATACCGCCCTGGTGCCGACCACCGGCCACCCCGGCGTCTACGGTTATTACGATGCCGGCGCCGAACACACGCTCGTGGTCTACATGATGTACGACGTGCAGCCGATCGAACCCACCGGTTGGAAGGTCGACGCCTTCGACGGCGCCCTCGTCGACGACCCCAAGCTCGGCAAGGTATTGATGGCGCGCGGCGCGACCAACCAGAAAGGCCCGCAACGCGCCTTCCTCAATGCGCTCGACGCGGTGATCCAGGTGCGCGGCAAACCGCCGGTCAACCTGATCGTGCTGGCCGAAGGCGAGGAAGAACTGGGCTCGCCGCATTACCCCGAAGTCGTCGCCAAGTACGAAGCGCAACTGCGCAAGGCCGATGGCGTGTTCTTCCCGATGAACACCCAGGACCGCGACGGCGAAGCGTCGATGTTCCTCGGCGTGAAAGGCATCCTGTACCTGGAGCTGGAAGCCAAGGGCAATGCCAAGACCGGCGGCCCGCAGAAGAGCGAGGTGCACGGCTCGCTCGCCGCCAAGCTCGACTCACCGAGCTGGCGCCTGGTGCAGGCCCTGGCCACCCTGACCACGCCCGACGGCGAGATCGCCGTGCCCGGCTATCGCGATGCGATCCGAGCGCCGAACGTCGAGGAACAGCGTCTGTTCAACGGACTGGTCGCCAAGCGCGCCGGCGACACCCAGAAACAACTCGACGCCTTCGCCGCGGCGCGCTGGAAGAACGGCCGCAACGACCGCGACGCCAGCGCGGCCGAACTGTTCGACACCACCCTCAACATCGACGGACTGGTCGCGGGCTACACCGGCGAAGGCGTCAAGACCATCCTGCCGCACCGTGCCGTGGCCAAGGTCGATTCGCGCCTGGTGCCCGACCAGACCCCCGACGAAGCGGTGGCGCTGATCCGCAAACAGCTCGACGCCAAGGGTTTCGACGACATCGAGATCCGCAAGCTTTCCGGCTACCCGCCGGCGCAGACCTCGGTCGAAGCCCCGCTGACGCGCGCCGCGATCGGCACCTACCGCAAACACGGCTTCACCCCGCCCGTCGCCCCGCGCATTGGCGGCAGCGCACCCTACTACGTCTTCACCCAGACCCTGGGCCTGCCGATGATCGCCGGCGGCCTGGGCCACGGCAGCGGCGCCCATGCGCCGAACGAATACATGGTGATCGAACCGCTGAAAGGCTCGAAGATCGCCGGCCTGGTGCAGACCGAACAGTTCTATGTCGATCTGCTGTATTCGTTGGCGGACGCGTTGAAGCAACCGAAACAATGA
- a CDS encoding acetylornithine/succinyldiaminopimelate transaminase, whose amino-acid sequence MDTASLYALSERYYLPVYRPRRIVLDHGKGSRVWDLDGREYVDFGAGIAVNALGHAHPALIQALTEQAGKLWHTSNVFISEPPLRLAEQLVSAAGFAERVFLCNSGAEANEAAIKLARKWATAQGREPERRVILSFRGSFHGRTLAAVTATAQPKYHEGFEPLPPGFRYSDFNDLAAAEAAMAAGDVCAVLVEPVQGEGGVTPATQEFLSGLRALCDRHEALLILDEIQCGMGRSGRLFACHGYEVVPDVVTLAKALGSGFPIGAMLVGPKAAQSMQFGAHGTTFGGNPLAAAVAGAALRELNSPELMANVERQAQAIRAGLAGLDSELGLFSEVRGRGLMIGAQLRPEHAGKAGEILDRCIEHGLLVLQAGPDVLRFVPALNIGDEDVADGLARLRAALLQFLGR is encoded by the coding sequence ATGGACACCGCCTCGCTCTACGCCCTTTCCGAGCGCTATTACCTGCCCGTCTACCGCCCGCGCCGGATCGTGCTCGATCACGGCAAAGGCTCGCGCGTGTGGGACCTGGACGGACGCGAGTACGTCGACTTCGGCGCCGGCATCGCGGTCAACGCGCTCGGCCATGCGCATCCGGCGCTGATCCAGGCGCTGACCGAACAGGCCGGCAAGCTCTGGCATACCAGCAACGTCTTCATCAGCGAGCCGCCGCTGCGCTTGGCCGAGCAGCTCGTGTCCGCGGCCGGTTTCGCCGAACGCGTGTTCCTGTGCAACTCCGGCGCCGAAGCCAACGAGGCGGCGATCAAGCTCGCGCGCAAGTGGGCGACCGCGCAGGGCCGCGAGCCCGAGCGCCGGGTGATCCTGAGTTTCCGCGGCAGCTTCCACGGCCGCACCCTGGCCGCGGTCACCGCGACCGCACAGCCGAAGTACCACGAGGGCTTCGAGCCGTTGCCGCCGGGTTTTCGCTACAGCGATTTCAACGATCTGGCCGCGGCCGAAGCGGCGATGGCCGCGGGCGACGTTTGCGCGGTGCTGGTCGAGCCGGTCCAGGGCGAGGGCGGGGTGACGCCGGCCACGCAAGAGTTCCTGAGCGGCCTGCGCGCCTTGTGCGATCGCCACGAAGCGCTGCTGATCCTCGACGAGATCCAGTGCGGCATGGGCCGCAGCGGGCGTCTGTTCGCCTGCCACGGCTACGAGGTCGTGCCCGACGTGGTGACGCTGGCCAAGGCGCTCGGCAGCGGTTTCCCGATCGGCGCCATGCTGGTCGGCCCGAAAGCCGCGCAGTCGATGCAGTTCGGCGCCCACGGCACCACCTTCGGCGGCAATCCGCTGGCCGCGGCGGTCGCAGGCGCGGCGCTGCGCGAGTTGAATTCGCCTGAGCTGATGGCCAACGTCGAGCGCCAGGCGCAGGCGATCCGCGCCGGCCTCGCCGGGCTCGATAGCGAACTCGGCTTGTTCTCCGAAGTGCGCGGGCGCGGCCTGATGATCGGCGCGCAGTTGCGTCCCGAACACGCCGGCAAGGCCGGCGAGATCCTCGACCGCTGCATCGAGCACGGCCTGTTGGTGCTGCAAGCCGGGCCGGACGTGCTGCGCTTCGTGCCGGCCTTGAACATCGGCGACGAAGATGTCGCCGACGGGCTCGCGCGCCTGCGCGCGGCCCTGCTGCAGTTCCTCGGGCGTTGA